A DNA window from Chroogloeocystis siderophila 5.2 s.c.1 contains the following coding sequences:
- a CDS encoding family 10 glycosylhydrolase yields the protein MSIKLSFTASQSSPRANNCLKNIRIKLFCLLPLTSYLVSSVSPLVGQKPAIAQEKSVLGVVRSQENATQWQGITERLQAAKVAYCVINLENVRNATDFSNPPVVFLPNIATLSPTQAIALEEWISRGGKVIASGPVGNTSQPGVRQLLRSLLGAYWGFEMNQPSQVQPLRINTQSWVRQPGLAGTIRGGVVIPANLTSKPAAIWQSKDTPPAVVTTERSTVLGWQWGTDNAAPVAMDSAWLRAAVSRYVPLSDAPTTTPKNCNGSAVAVSSPSKPATPTRVAIAPPPANREEEAIERIAPRGLPTAPNSNNPISSIEAIALQQELQNLIGRFESAQLAANARNSTKANTRVESEAAATALADAKAIAKILPQLVKQGDYVAARNQWLKAQQMLWQNYPSEHPLAQPEIRAMWLDRGSIVRAGSEQGLAKIFDQLAAAGINTVFFETVNAGYPIYPSTVAPQQNPLIQGWDPLASAVKLAKARDMELHAWVWVFAAGNQRHNTIINLPVEYPGPLIAANPDWASYDNRGNIFPPGQGKPFLDPANPEVRQYLLRLFEEIVSRYQVDGLQLDYIRYPFQDPGAERTYGYGKVARQKFQQLTGADPLQISPRQPDLWQKWTQFRTQQVDSFVAEVSQYLRRKHPQIILSAAVFPLSEHERIQKLQQHWEVWASRGDVDVIVPMTYALDTYRFGRLAQPWITSNKLGSTLVLPGIRLLDLPVPAAVDQIQLARDLPVSGYSLFAVENLSDELQTLFKRTQGDLQAPVPYRQPFHTAAARYNSLQQEWNFLAANNQLRLRGRSLSLFNIQVTDLENALKQLAADPSLHRLSIARAALTHFQLQFRSWMRPYALENPYQAKVWENRLATIERLLSYGETVVLKRYAAPVANKE from the coding sequence ATGTCTATAAAGCTATCTTTCACAGCCTCACAGTCATCACCACGGGCTAATAATTGTCTAAAAAACATCCGCATCAAATTATTTTGCCTACTACCGCTGACATCTTACCTTGTGTCGTCCGTATCTCCCCTGGTAGGACAAAAACCCGCAATAGCCCAAGAGAAAAGCGTGTTAGGAGTGGTGAGAAGCCAGGAAAATGCGACGCAATGGCAGGGGATAACCGAGCGATTGCAAGCAGCAAAAGTTGCATATTGTGTTATAAACCTAGAAAATGTGAGGAACGCAACAGATTTCAGTAATCCCCCTGTGGTATTTTTACCTAATATTGCAACTTTGTCTCCAACACAAGCAATTGCCTTAGAAGAATGGATTAGCCGAGGCGGGAAGGTGATTGCAAGTGGTCCTGTGGGGAATACAAGCCAACCAGGCGTACGGCAACTACTGCGATCGCTACTAGGCGCGTACTGGGGTTTTGAGATGAATCAACCTTCGCAAGTGCAACCATTAAGGATTAATACGCAAAGCTGGGTACGCCAACCAGGGCTTGCAGGGACAATTCGCGGTGGAGTTGTCATTCCCGCAAATTTGACAAGTAAACCGGCGGCGATTTGGCAATCAAAGGATACACCTCCAGCCGTTGTGACAACCGAACGTTCGACGGTGCTAGGTTGGCAGTGGGGAACTGATAATGCTGCACCAGTTGCAATGGATAGTGCTTGGCTACGCGCAGCAGTCAGCCGCTATGTTCCCTTATCAGATGCGCCAACGACAACGCCAAAAAATTGTAATGGTAGTGCAGTTGCTGTATCTTCACCATCAAAGCCAGCTACACCAACCCGCGTAGCGATCGCGCCACCACCTGCCAATCGTGAAGAAGAAGCCATCGAGCGCATTGCCCCTAGAGGATTACCAACAGCACCCAACTCAAACAATCCCATCTCAAGTATAGAAGCGATCGCACTTCAACAAGAACTGCAAAATTTAATTGGTAGGTTTGAAAGTGCGCAGTTAGCCGCAAATGCGAGAAACAGTACTAAAGCTAATACTAGGGTTGAATCTGAAGCCGCAGCAACAGCACTAGCCGACGCAAAAGCGATCGCCAAAATCCTACCACAACTGGTGAAACAAGGCGACTATGTCGCTGCGCGGAATCAATGGCTTAAAGCACAGCAAATGTTGTGGCAAAATTATCCAAGCGAGCACCCACTCGCCCAACCCGAAATTCGCGCAATGTGGCTAGATCGCGGCAGTATTGTCCGTGCAGGTTCAGAACAAGGACTTGCAAAGATTTTTGACCAATTAGCTGCCGCAGGCATCAATACCGTCTTTTTTGAAACAGTCAATGCAGGGTATCCGATTTACCCAAGTACGGTTGCACCTCAACAAAATCCATTAATTCAAGGATGGGACCCGCTTGCGAGTGCAGTCAAGTTAGCCAAAGCGCGTGATATGGAGTTACACGCTTGGGTGTGGGTGTTTGCGGCAGGAAATCAACGCCATAATACAATCATTAATCTGCCAGTAGAGTATCCAGGACCATTAATTGCCGCTAATCCTGACTGGGCAAGTTACGATAATCGCGGGAATATTTTTCCTCCTGGTCAAGGAAAGCCATTTTTAGACCCCGCAAATCCGGAAGTACGACAATACTTATTACGACTTTTTGAAGAAATTGTCAGCCGCTATCAAGTCGATGGGTTGCAACTCGATTACATTCGCTATCCCTTCCAAGATCCTGGGGCAGAACGCACTTATGGTTATGGTAAAGTTGCACGGCAAAAGTTTCAGCAATTGACTGGGGCTGATCCGCTCCAGATTTCACCCCGTCAACCGGATTTATGGCAAAAGTGGACGCAATTTCGCACGCAGCAAGTTGATAGTTTTGTTGCTGAAGTCTCGCAATACTTGCGGCGCAAGCATCCTCAGATTATTTTATCGGCGGCGGTGTTTCCGCTTTCCGAACACGAGCGCATTCAAAAATTACAACAGCATTGGGAAGTGTGGGCAAGTCGCGGTGATGTTGATGTGATTGTTCCAATGACTTATGCGTTGGATACGTATCGCTTTGGGCGTCTCGCACAACCGTGGATTACATCAAATAAGTTAGGTTCGACGCTTGTCTTACCAGGAATTCGCTTACTTGATTTACCAGTACCAGCCGCAGTCGATCAAATTCAACTTGCTAGAGATCTTCCAGTAAGTGGATACTCGCTATTTGCCGTTGAAAATCTAAGTGATGAGTTACAAACGCTATTTAAGCGGACACAAGGTGATCTTCAAGCCCCAGTACCCTATCGCCAACCGTTCCACACCGCCGCAGCCCGTTACAATAGCTTGCAGCAAGAATGGAACTTTCTCGCAGCAAATAACCAGCTGCGATTACGCGGGCGCTCGCTTTCTTTGTTTAACATTCAAGTGACCGATTTAGAAAATGCTTTAAAGCAACTCGCCGCAGATCCTTCATTACATCGCTTAAGCATTGCTAGAGCCGCATTAACTCATTTCCAGTTACAATTCAGAAGTTGGATGCGACCCTACGCTCTCGAAAATCCTTATCAAGCTAAAGTCTGGGAAAATCGTCTGGCGACAATCGAAAGACTTCTTAGCTACGGTGAAACAGTTGTCCTTAAACGCTATGCTGCACCTGTTGCGAATAAGGAATAG
- a CDS encoding TIGR03279 family radical SAM protein, whose translation MSHAIRPAKITKVLPESIAAEIGFEPGDAIVTINGNRPRDLIDYQFLCADEVLELEVLDAAGKSHQIEIEKDYDEDLGLEFETALFDNLIQCNNRCPFCFIDQQPPGKRQSLYLKDDDYRLSFLYGSYLTLTNLPPKEWERIEQLRLSPLYVSVHATEPEVRVRLLKNPRAGQILQHIEWFQQRRLQIHAQVVVCPGINDGIHLERTLLDLARFHHGETPAVASVAVVPVGLTRFRPAEDELISVDRAKAQEVIALVRSLQEKFRTSFGSTFAWLADEWFLIAQEELPPESHYEDYPQIDNGVGSIRAFLKQFAIAAQHLPAKMTFPRKVTWVVGNAVEHAFQPILQRLNQVINLQVNMVALCSNYWGQSITVTGLLTGQDLLQGLQGKDLGEKILLPAMMLKQGDTCFLDDMTIAELASKLKTPVVPIRGVEELIEMCTH comes from the coding sequence ATGAGTCACGCTATTCGCCCTGCTAAAATTACCAAAGTTCTTCCTGAATCGATCGCCGCAGAAATTGGCTTTGAACCAGGCGATGCGATTGTCACAATTAATGGTAATCGTCCGCGTGACTTAATTGACTATCAATTTTTATGTGCGGATGAAGTGCTAGAACTCGAAGTTCTCGATGCTGCTGGCAAAAGTCATCAAATTGAAATCGAAAAAGACTACGATGAAGACTTGGGGTTAGAGTTTGAAACGGCGTTATTTGATAATCTGATTCAGTGTAATAACCGCTGTCCGTTTTGCTTTATCGATCAGCAGCCGCCTGGTAAACGGCAAAGTCTGTATCTCAAAGACGATGATTACCGTTTAAGCTTTTTATACGGCTCGTATTTAACGTTGACAAATCTGCCGCCAAAAGAATGGGAACGTATTGAACAGTTACGTTTATCGCCTCTCTATGTTTCTGTTCATGCGACTGAACCAGAAGTCCGAGTTCGACTCTTAAAAAATCCGCGTGCAGGGCAAATTTTACAGCACATCGAGTGGTTTCAACAACGACGGTTACAAATTCACGCTCAAGTTGTCGTCTGTCCAGGAATTAATGATGGCATTCATCTCGAACGAACGCTACTCGATTTAGCTCGTTTTCATCACGGAGAAACACCCGCTGTTGCTTCTGTTGCGGTTGTTCCTGTGGGGTTAACGCGGTTTCGCCCCGCAGAAGATGAACTGATTTCTGTAGATCGAGCCAAGGCGCAAGAAGTGATCGCACTTGTGCGATCACTGCAAGAGAAGTTTCGCACTTCATTTGGTTCAACATTTGCGTGGTTAGCCGATGAGTGGTTTTTAATCGCTCAAGAAGAACTTCCGCCGGAGTCGCACTACGAAGATTATCCTCAAATTGATAATGGTGTTGGTTCGATCCGCGCTTTCTTGAAACAGTTTGCGATCGCCGCCCAACATTTGCCAGCAAAAATGACTTTCCCAAGAAAAGTAACTTGGGTTGTAGGTAATGCTGTTGAACATGCTTTTCAACCGATCTTACAGCGACTCAATCAAGTCATAAATTTACAGGTAAATATGGTTGCTTTATGTAGCAATTATTGGGGACAAAGCATCACAGTCACTGGTTTACTTACCGGACAAGATTTACTACAAGGATTGCAGGGAAAAGATTTAGGCGAAAAAATATTACTACCTGCGATGATGTTAAAACAGGGGGATACGTGTTTTTTAGATGACATGACGATTGCGGAATTAGCTAGTAAACTGAAAACACCCGTAGTACCGATTCGGGGGGTAGAAGAACTCATCGAAATGTGTACGCACTAA
- a CDS encoding undecaprenyl-diphosphate phosphatase, whose product MALSLPRWFKLASTGIAAFAVATLPSQVFSQPNPEIVAVPQIDIFQGIVLGMVQGLTEFLPISSTAHLKVVPVVLGWGDPGVAYTAVIQLGSIGAVLWYFWSDLKQITTGIFKAIATKNYSSYDFRLGLGIILGSIPIIFFGLLIKFLIPDFDNSPMRSLQVIAFTSIGLSLLLGLAEQVGRRKRGLDSLKLQDSIVVGLAQALALIPGVSRSGSTLTAALFTGLDRAPAARFSFLLGIPAITLAGLVELKGAIEIGLGNTGVLPLIAGIISAAVFSYAAIAWLLRFLQTHNTWVFVVYRLAFGIAILTAISTGLLQNT is encoded by the coding sequence ATGGCATTATCCCTACCGCGCTGGTTTAAACTCGCAAGCACAGGTATCGCTGCGTTTGCAGTTGCTACTTTACCAAGCCAAGTTTTCAGCCAACCGAATCCAGAGATAGTTGCAGTACCTCAGATAGATATATTTCAAGGCATTGTTCTCGGTATGGTACAAGGGTTAACCGAGTTCTTGCCAATCAGTAGTACCGCACATCTTAAAGTTGTACCAGTCGTTTTAGGGTGGGGCGATCCTGGCGTTGCGTATACCGCAGTTATTCAATTGGGTAGCATTGGGGCAGTACTGTGGTATTTTTGGAGCGACTTAAAGCAAATTACGACAGGAATATTTAAAGCGATCGCAACTAAAAACTATAGTTCCTATGACTTCCGCCTTGGCTTGGGAATTATTTTAGGCTCAATTCCGATCATTTTCTTTGGATTACTCATCAAGTTTTTAATTCCAGATTTCGACAACTCGCCTATGCGGAGTTTGCAAGTCATTGCCTTTACATCGATTGGACTATCTTTATTACTGGGGCTTGCTGAACAAGTAGGAAGACGCAAACGTGGTTTAGATAGCCTTAAGCTGCAAGACAGTATTGTAGTAGGTTTAGCTCAAGCGTTGGCATTAATTCCTGGAGTTTCGCGTTCAGGTTCAACGTTAACAGCCGCACTGTTTACCGGATTAGATCGCGCCCCTGCTGCTCGATTTTCTTTTTTATTAGGTATTCCCGCAATTACCTTAGCAGGCTTAGTAGAACTGAAAGGTGCAATTGAGATAGGATTAGGCAATACGGGAGTTTTACCGCTGATTGCTGGGATTATTTCTGCTGCGGTGTTTTCTTATGCGGCGATCGCCTGGTTGTTACGGTTTTTGCAAACGCATAACACCTGGGTTTTTGTCGTGTATAGGTTAGCATTTGGAATAGCAATCTTAACTGCAATTAGCACTGGACTACTACAAAACACATAG
- a CDS encoding DUF3120 domain-containing protein, translating to MVNHTLSSYSASPPVPTGENAIVPLPAIGSRQAWLFFAAAVFLVTVPVFIEAPLVRSLPSLSLALTGGWMALSLFLMSRPATHHWGDLLFGFSWSWLAGSLYWGWLRWEPLLHLPVEAIALPFALFCIWRNWGLIGSCFYLGSLFGTVVTDIYFYLVDLIPHWRQLMQVEPALAAPILQNALAQVHTSWGQLWAIVLASVLLTVGVLPLRKLQLHLWAFGGAVLSTILVDLLFWIAALAA from the coding sequence TTGGTTAATCATACATTGTCCTCATATTCAGCTTCGCCCCCAGTTCCTACTGGAGAAAATGCGATTGTTCCCTTACCCGCAATTGGTTCGCGCCAAGCTTGGTTATTTTTTGCTGCGGCAGTTTTTTTAGTAACCGTACCAGTATTTATTGAAGCACCCCTTGTGCGATCGCTACCGAGTTTGAGTTTAGCGTTAACTGGTGGCTGGATGGCGCTTAGTTTATTTTTGATGTCACGCCCAGCAACGCATCATTGGGGCGATCTTTTATTCGGATTTAGCTGGAGTTGGTTAGCTGGTTCGTTGTATTGGGGTTGGCTGCGTTGGGAACCATTGTTGCATTTACCCGTAGAAGCGATCGCGCTACCATTTGCACTTTTTTGTATCTGGCGTAATTGGGGGCTAATAGGTAGCTGTTTTTACCTTGGTTCTTTATTTGGAACTGTAGTTACAGATATATACTTTTACTTAGTTGATTTAATTCCGCATTGGCGACAGTTAATGCAAGTCGAGCCAGCACTCGCCGCACCCATATTACAGAATGCTTTGGCGCAAGTTCATACATCGTGGGGACAACTGTGGGCGATTGTCTTAGCAAGTGTGCTACTCACAGTTGGAGTTTTACCTTTACGTAAGTTACAACTGCATTTATGGGCGTTTGGTGGTGCAGTCTTAAGTACAATCTTGGTAGATCTATTATTTTGGATAGCTGCATTAGCTGCGTGA
- the psbU gene encoding photosystem II complex extrinsic protein PsbU has translation MKRLMRVLAILFFVVGCLGWLGVPQQAVAANLSNVSLHSAILGVEVESAPRNRADDKLATDFGKKIDLNNTNVRAFQRYPGMYPNLAKKIIKNAPYENVEDVLNIEGLSDRQKELLQANLDKFTVTEPEAAFVEGDDRVNNGIYR, from the coding sequence GTGAAACGATTGATGCGTGTATTGGCAATTTTGTTTTTCGTCGTAGGGTGTCTGGGATGGCTTGGCGTACCGCAACAAGCAGTTGCGGCAAATTTGAGCAATGTCAGCCTGCATTCAGCAATTTTGGGGGTTGAGGTAGAATCAGCACCGCGAAACCGTGCTGATGACAAACTAGCTACGGACTTTGGTAAAAAAATTGATTTGAACAATACCAATGTAAGAGCATTTCAACGGTATCCAGGAATGTATCCTAATCTAGCCAAGAAAATCATCAAGAATGCTCCCTACGAAAATGTTGAGGATGTGTTAAATATTGAAGGATTGAGTGATCGCCAGAAAGAACTGTTACAAGCGAATCTGGACAAATTTACGGTAACTGAACCCGAAGCAGCTTTTGTCGAGGGCGATGATCGCGTTAACAATGGAATCTATCGATAA
- the nadB gene encoding L-aspartate oxidase, whose amino-acid sequence MSQINLQTQFDVIVVGAGAAGLYTTLCLPENLQVGLITKDTVSLSASDWAQGGIAAAIAPDDSPLLHIEDTLHAGAGLCDRTAVEFMAKMAPSCIQSLVKLGVAFDRRDRELALTLEAAHSRRRVLHAADTTGREVTTTLTAQVLQRQNIQVIQQAYALNLWLDAQQRCQGICLLYQDCITWVKAKAVVLATGGGGQVFAQTTNPAISTGDGVAIAWRAGALLRDLEFVQFHPTALTKAGAPRFLISEAVRGEGAHLIDDQGHRFAFDYHPAGELAPRDVVSRAIFNHLQRTASDPATAHVWLDLRPIPKETILHRFPNIIQVCQRWGIDLFSEPVPVAPAAHYWMGGIVTDLHNHTSIPGLYAVGETASTGVHGANRLASNSLLECIVFGAQMAHLNEELVPLSKDDSYILSSIDIPLSEDDWLTQQQKLTTWRQELPRLVWQGAGICREASKLEGAIAQIVAWQDELAALPLSQFVLHLPPAQTVTVDSPLAEQQLRLWGETRNLLDVAYLILKSASFRTESRGGHYRIDYAQTDPNWQVHTLVQQHQWWQSERVEE is encoded by the coding sequence TTGTCTCAAATTAATCTTCAAACTCAATTTGATGTCATTGTCGTTGGTGCTGGTGCTGCGGGACTGTACACCACGCTATGTTTGCCAGAAAATCTGCAAGTTGGCTTAATTACCAAAGATACGGTATCGCTGTCGGCGAGTGATTGGGCGCAGGGGGGAATTGCGGCGGCAATCGCGCCGGATGATTCGCCACTACTTCACATTGAAGATACTCTGCACGCAGGTGCAGGGTTATGCGATCGCACCGCTGTAGAATTCATGGCAAAAATGGCACCGAGTTGCATCCAATCGCTCGTCAAACTGGGAGTTGCATTCGATCGCCGCGATCGCGAACTAGCTTTAACATTAGAAGCCGCGCATTCTCGCCGTCGCGTACTTCATGCTGCGGATACGACGGGTAGAGAAGTGACAACAACTCTCACGGCTCAAGTTCTACAACGCCAAAACATCCAAGTTATCCAGCAAGCTTATGCCTTAAATTTGTGGCTCGACGCGCAGCAACGCTGTCAAGGAATTTGCTTACTTTATCAAGATTGTATTACTTGGGTAAAAGCCAAAGCCGTTGTTCTCGCTACAGGCGGTGGGGGACAAGTTTTTGCGCAAACCACAAATCCGGCGATTAGTACCGGAGATGGAGTGGCGATCGCTTGGCGGGCGGGTGCTTTACTGCGAGACTTAGAATTTGTGCAATTTCATCCTACGGCTTTAACAAAAGCTGGCGCGCCACGCTTTTTGATTAGCGAAGCTGTACGCGGAGAAGGCGCGCACTTAATTGATGATCAAGGACACCGCTTTGCGTTTGACTACCATCCTGCGGGAGAATTAGCACCTAGAGATGTGGTAAGTCGTGCAATTTTCAATCACTTACAGCGTACTGCATCTGATCCGGCAACGGCTCATGTTTGGTTAGATTTACGTCCAATCCCAAAAGAGACTATTCTGCATCGTTTTCCTAATATTATTCAAGTGTGCCAGCGCTGGGGAATTGATCTATTTTCTGAACCCGTTCCGGTAGCTCCTGCGGCGCATTATTGGATGGGTGGAATCGTTACAGATTTACATAACCACACTTCGATTCCTGGATTGTATGCAGTTGGTGAAACTGCAAGTACCGGAGTACATGGCGCAAATCGTTTAGCGAGTAATTCTCTGCTAGAGTGTATTGTTTTTGGCGCGCAGATGGCGCATTTAAATGAGGAATTAGTTCCTTTGAGCAAGGATGATAGCTACATTCTGTCGAGTATTGATATTCCATTGTCTGAAGATGATTGGTTAACTCAACAACAAAAATTAACAACGTGGCGTCAGGAATTACCGCGTTTAGTATGGCAAGGTGCAGGAATTTGTCGTGAAGCAAGTAAATTAGAAGGGGCGATCGCGCAGATTGTCGCTTGGCAAGACGAACTTGCAGCTTTACCTTTGAGTCAGTTTGTACTTCATTTACCCCCAGCACAGACAGTTACCGTCGATTCACCTCTTGCTGAACAACAGTTGCGCTTATGGGGAGAAACGCGGAACTTACTTGATGTCGCTTATCTTATTCTCAAAAGTGCGTCTTTTCGTACCGAAAGCCGTGGGGGGCACTATCGTATAGATTACGCTCAAACCGACCCTAATTGGCAAGTTCACACGTTGGTACAACAGCATCAGTGGTGGCAATCTGAAAGAGTGGAAGAGTAA